In Euphorbia lathyris chromosome 2, ddEupLath1.1, whole genome shotgun sequence, the sequence aagttgttcagaacgacatttactatgaaaccatattttttatttttcaaaatcacaatttttgaagttttctctctctaaaaattcactttttctcctaaccaaacaacacctaaatgatctcaaaacaaaaatttttaagaattaaagttccttaaaatatcattaactcttcaattttttttattttgaggctgCTAATAGTTGTTTTGAGACATTGAGTAGCCACTGGTTTTAAAAGATGTAAAATTCAGTAGACATacagttaagaattgaagttcaatggtaataatattataatgagtaaagtttagtggccgtgggtgtaatttacccatgagTTAAGGTTGATTTTTCTAGAAAAGTAGGCTAGATATTATTAGGCCAAAAAGATTGAATAGCCTTTGGCTACTTGGCAGCCTAGCCATATATAACCAATCACATGCGCGCGCCACGGCGGCTTCACTGCCCACACGACAACCAGTAACCTCCTTCCACGTGGAATACAATGCCACGTAAGCTTTTCGGTAAATGTAAAATTTCGAAAGCACATTCAAATTTGCCCCAATCATAACGGTCAAATCTACTGTACCACAAGATCATTTAATAAATTTTCGATATTTAACCATATCTATGCCtcaaaaatcgcccccctctctCTTGCCACTGCTGTCTTCTTTTCATACAGGATTAAATAATTGTTTGATCCTTCTActgtttaaaattttattatttgaccCCTATATCATTATGAATTATAATTCATAATGAAAAACTAatagatttattaaaaaaaaatttagtacaTGCCACACttgatttaactttttttttctaatataaatttaacaaaaattgtataatgtgataaaaaaaattggaataaggattaaattatttataacatatatgaaattgtgtaaaatttagtcataatatttctaaaaaaatcaattttaatcctatattattaaaaaatttaaattttttgattTGATTGTTGTTTACCTATCACGTCAAATCTTTCACACatcaattatatataatatttaatgtattactaataaaattataaaaattatgttaaaataTTAACAACTATTACATttacttttcttaaaaaaaaaaagtctattAAATTacgattaattatatatacattaaTCTCAATTTaatagacttttttttttagaaaagtaaatgTAATAGTTGTTAAtattttaacataatttttataattttattaataatatattaaataatttagatataatttatgtttGGAAACTCCAATATGTCAGTTAAGTGACGGTCAAaccaatattttttaatttttgataatgtatgactaaaattgatcttatctaaaaatgttagagttaaatttacaTCACTTCATATACTAAAGCTAAAGTTGCAGTTCCCTTAAAACGTCAGGATCATTGATATTTATCACgataattttttttgagaaattagttagtttttcattcaaaataaGTAAAGGTCATTATGAGAATTTTTTACAGAGACAAATATAAGGTAAGTACGGTGTACAATTCAGGGATTTGAAAATTTCTAGAGTTGCATATACtaaagtcaacggtccaattTGATTCAGTCTAAAAGAAAAAGCACATTTCAATACggttcttgatttttttttccggATATTCGGTCAAGTTCTGGAATCTCtaacatatttactcagtaatATTAGGAATTTCAAAATCTCTAAAATTTTACCCAATTAAATCAACGTACAATTCAGTTCGgacctaaaaaaaataaacggtTCAATCCAATTCTGAATCTTTTTATTCGGATATTCAATCCGATTTAAGAGTCTCTAAGATTCATGCTCAATCTTAGgcaaatattataaaataataatacatgGGACAAAGTATTAAATTTTGGATACTAAAGGGATCAAATCTGAGTTTAACCCTTCCATCTACCTCTCTCTAAATTCACAGCAAAGATAAAGAAAACAATTCATTTTTAACCCAATTTACAGAATCCAAGCAGACATGGATCCAGCTTTCTGACACATTTCCTTCTTAAGCAACAAGAGAGAGAAACACTTCTCTAGAGAGAGAGACATATGATTTGAAAGAAGCTCCGATTTTTGAATATTTGAGATCGTGGTTGTCGTCACTATATTACGCCAtgggtttaatttaatttaaacctCCAATTTTCTACCTGATTTTCAAATTTGAAAAGGGGGTTTTTGAGTTTTCGACCGTTTGGACTCCGAGGAAGCAAAAACTGAATTCCAGCTTGGAAATTGGAGATTGATGTTTGAAGATaaagctaagctatctttgaggaagaaaaagacAGTTTCTAGTTGCTGTGGCTTTAAGgtttgtgtgtttattctactcTTGAAAAGGGGgttttcttttatgtttgtTTATGGCTTTTGTGCTTTAATTTGTTCTGTTCTTATCTAATTTATGTTTTGGGGATATTTAATCTGTTTCTGATTTGGATTTTACtcaaagaaattgaagaagaactCAGGGTTTGATGAATTTAGTGCTTAAAATTGTATTAAGATAGCATCAAATTTGGGGATTTGGGGATTTTTACTCAGAATAATGCTCCAAATTAGCATCAATCATTTAAAACAGCAACCAGTCTGtgttaaaaaattatttctcaCGATAGTGTTAAGTTAACTAGACTGAAATCGGATGAAGTCGTCGGGACTAAGTTTGTTTGATTTGTTTCTTTATAAAGTCTGTAATCCAAGCTTTTAAGCTTGGTTGTGTTCTTTTAAGAGATAAGTTGTGGATGAACTTCATTGGACTTCAAGTTGCAAGGAgatcggatgatgttgactatAAAGTTGGTATAAACATGGATAAAAGAATATAAAGACTTTGGgtagttttaatttatttagttggCTAGAAAGTCCGATGAATCCACTTCAAGTTGCAAGGAAGTCGGATCATCCGACTTCAAGTTGCAAGGAAGTCGGATGATTGTTGACTATAAAGTTGGTATAATCATGgagaaaagaagataaagaCTTTAGGTAGTTATAATTTATTTGGTTGGTTAGGAAGTCGGATGAAGTTCATCTTACCTCTTTGTTGGGAAGCGTAATCAAGCTTAAATGCCTAGGTGATACTTTTTGTGGGTTATAGTTTTTGTAAAGAAGTTGGATGAATTTCGTCCCGACGTCTTTACCGTTTTGAAGTCGTACGAACTTCGTCCGACTTCACCCTAGTTAGCCCAGCACAAGTCGGGGAATAATTTGGAAATATAACCAAGTTTAAATGTTTGGGTGACATTTTTTGTAAAGAAGTCGGATCGGATGAACTTCGTCCGACTTCTTTATAGTTTTGAAGTCAGACGAACTTCATCTCACTTCAACTAGTTAACCTAGCACTAGGCAGAGAATAATTTGGAAGCCTAAACAAAGCTTAAATGCTTGGGTGACACTTTTTGGAAAGAAGTCGGATGAGACTTCTTTACGGTTTTGAAGTCGGACGAAGTTCGTCCGACTTCACCCTAGCCTAGTTAACCTAGCACTAATCAGGAAATAATTTGGAAGCGTAACTAAACTTTAAATGCTTGGATGACACTTTTTTGTAAAGAAGCCGGATGAATTTCGTACTACTTCTTTACAAAAAGTGTCACCTAAGCATTTAAGCTTTGTTAGGCTTCGAAATTATTTTCCGACTagtgtttttttcttttaaaagaaCACCGAACTTAGATAGAATCAGAGGCAATTATATCTGAAAGAAACTGAACTGAGGTGGAACATCTCTCCACTCCAAACAACCGGACTGAGAGCCAGCTACCTGCGCTAACAAGTGGGCAGTATGGTTCGCTGATCTATGCGCAAAAGCCAcggaaaaaatttaaaagattagATTTCATTAACTCCTTACAATCATCCATAATGGAACTTACATGAAGTCAGATGAAGTTCGTCTGACTTCAAAACTGTAAAGTCGAATCACCCTAGTTAATCCAACACTAGTTGGGGAACAATTTCAAAGCGTAACCAAGCTTAAATGTTTGGGTGATACTTTTTATAAAGAAGTCGGACGAACTTTATCCGATTTTACCCTAATTAACCCTAACCGGACTATTTGAAATGAATTATTCGGAGTAAAAATCCAACTTAGTGCTTAAAATTGTATCAAAATAACATGAAATGTGGTTAGTGCTTGGTGAATTTAAACTATTGAAGTACACTTGATTTGTACACAAACAGTTGATGGAGACTTGTTTCGTCTCTTCAAAGGAAAGTCTATTTCTCAGCTACCTCTATTTATGAGCTTAAAAAATGGGAGAAGCTCCATTAAATCTTGACCGTTGGATTTAAGATTTAGATCATCTTACTTGTACCCAGAATTTAAATTTGGTACTAGGTTCAACCTCATTTACAGTTGAAATATAAAGTTGcaatcttgattttttttttttttcacttccTTCTATACCCTTGGTAGTCAATGGAGCATTAGTACAATGGTAGAGAATTCATAAGGGTAATTTGGGTATTTCAGGCTATTGGATATAGATCATCTTACTTATTCCAAGTTCAATCTCATTCACAATTGAAAAGTAAAGTTGCAATCTTGATTCtttttcttcacttccttcTGTATCCTTCTGTACCCTATGTTGCACAGAAACTTTTCTTCATTAACGTTTTTGTGTTTCTGTTTTTTTTCATTTCCTaactaatttttattaaaaataacgTTTTTCAGTATTTGTTTCATTTCCATTTTCCATTTCCGCGCAACATAGTCTATACTCTTGATAGTCAATGGCGCATTAGTACAATGCTAGAGAAGTcataagggtaattttggtatttcatATAgatcatgttagccgatcccgaatcatttcggacTAAGGTTTTGTTGTTCTTGCATATAGATCATCTTACTTATACCAAGTTCAATCTCATTCACAGTTGAATAGTAAAGTTGcaatcttgaatttttttttcacttccTTCTATACCCTTGACAGTTAATGGAGCATTAGTACAATGCTAGAGAAGTCATAAGGGTAATTTGGGTATTTCATATAGATCATCTTACTTATACCAAGTTCAATCTCATTCACAATTGAAAAGTAAAGTTGCAATCTTGATTCTtttttcttcacttccttcTATACCCTTGATAGTCAATGGAGCATTAGTACAATGATAGAGAAGTcataagggtaattttggtatttcaGGCCATTTGATAGTGATCATCTTACTTATACCCAGAAGATAAATTTGATACCAAGTTCAATCTCATTCACAGTTGAAAAGTAAAGTTGCAATCTTGATTCTTTTTCTTCCCTTCCTTCTATGCCCTTGATAGTTAGTGCTTTAAATGAGCTCAGCTGCTCGGTGTccggctcgatttataaaccAGTCACGGTGAGTAGGTTTGGTTATAGGTTCATAAACAAGCTCGTGAACAAGCTCGATTGTAATGTTTATAAACACGTTTATAAGCAAGCTTGGttccatttttttataattgtatTTCTGTAAAGTGAAAATATGAAACAAGATAATTTTGTGTAAACTTTTAGTTAATTGActtcaaaactacgtagttttatgctaaaaaatttcaaattaatataattaatgacCTATTCGTGAGCAAAATACACCGAGCTTCTCGTGAATAAGCTCGCGAGCAGCGCACGAACAAAATGTTGAGTTTGAAGTCAGCTTAAGTCATAAGGGTAATTTCGGTATTTCAGGCCTGAGTTTTCTCTTAAATGGGCGGCTGCTTTTAATCTAGTTAAAAGCAGCATCTTTCCCTTTCatgattattttaaattaaattttggtTGGCACTTAATTATCAAACTCGTGTGGGTATCTTTAAAGCCTTCGATTAGCCTTCGATTTTGTTGGTCAGAAGCAAGTTTTTCTGTGATCATAAATAAATGGCATATTACATGCTCAACCCCTCCAAGTTATCCAAAAACTCCAATTGACCCTAGAATTTCAAAACGTTACAATTATAACCCCTTCAATTTacttatttagaacaaataacccctcaaatgCCACGTGGCAGTACTTGATTGGAACTTCAAAACGTTACAACTAACCCCACCATCACGCGCTGCCAATCACGTGACATTTGAAGGCTTATTTGTTCCAAacaagcaagttgagggggttaatTGTAACGTTTTGAAGTTCAGGGACCCGTTGCAGTTTTTGGCAACTTGGGTTTggattaaataatttaaaaaccttCTGGAAGCAATTGATGAGTTGTTGATATTTGGCCTATTTGTTTTTTAACtcttgttttgttttaaaacccCCCTTTTCTTTATTAGTTTAAGTTTGATGATTGCAACTGCTCCCCTGCCTTTGAATTTTCTATGCAAATATAAAAGTTTTCATCTTTATCTTCCTGCAGATCTCTGCTTACTCAATCTGATCCATAACAATGGTGGaagataaaggaaaagaagttaTTCAATCAATGGAGGACTGGTTATTACATGATCAAGAGCTTGTTCCTTTAGCTCTTAATAAGGCTAAACAAGTTAAGGGGTTTCCTGGTAGATGGAAGATGATTGTTTCCAAATTAGAGCAGATTCCGGAGCGTTTATCGGACTTGTCCAGCCATCCTTGCTTTTCGAAGAATGCACTTTGCAAGGAGCAATTGCAGGTAGACCTGTCAATTATCGTGTTTGAGttgtgttcgtgtcgtgtcattttcgGGTTCATGTTGTGTTATTAAGCCTTGAATGAAACTGTGAGTTTTGAATTTCCAACGTTCTGGTTGAATTTTGATGATTTCTATATCGTGTTGGAGTTGTGTTCGTGTCGTGTTATTTTTGGGTTCATATTGTGTTCATATCGTATTAGGCCTTGAGCGAAAAGAGTTTCGAATTTCCAAAGTTCTGGTTGAATTTTGATGATTTCTGTTAGCTCATTCGGTAGTCAAATCAACTATTAGCAACAAAATTGTTTTGTATTGTTCTTGCTGCGTAAATGTGTCTATGAAGTAGActtggcaattatcgtgttcgaatcgtgttcgtgtcgtgtcattttcTGGTTTGTTAAAAACAGTAAAACCAAATAcaatccaaaaactttcgtgtcacaaTCGTGTTAACATGTTCGGGTTTGTGTCAATTTCGAGTTTGTGTTGAAAAGaaccaaacccaacccaaaaacttttgtttcacaatcgtgttaacctgttcgggttgGTGTCACTTTTGTAttgtgttttcgggttacatgtaacaatgttataacttttaaaaatataatatatgacgctatttttaaatattttatattgtttTCGGGTtcgtattaaaaaaaagtaaacccaaacccaacccaaaaactttcatGTCACAATCGTATTAACATGTTCGGGTTTGTGTCATTTTCGGGTTTGTGTTAAAAAGAATAAACTCAaaccaacccaaaaactttcgtttCACAATTGTCTTAATCTGTTCGGGTTAATGTCGCTTTCCTTTCGTGTTTTCGAGTTACATGTAACaatgttatgcatatatatataggtaaattatatacatggtgtacaacttttgtcCCTTTTCACATTTTGTTGTACAACATTCAATGTTGCACACAAAACTGTACAACGTTATGGTCACCTCCCACTAATTTTGACTTTTAGGGAAATCAAATTGCTGACGTGGAGCGTTGACGTCGtattgaccggtcacaattaccaaattgtacattttagtgggaggtcaccaaaaggttgtacagttttgtgtgcaaaattgaataGGGCAAAAGGTGTATACcaacgtatgtaatttacccgcatATATATTAACAATAACTTATAAAAATGTAAGATAtgatactatttttaaatattttatatcatttttagattagtatgttaacactaaCCATCGAAAAGTCGGGTTGATATCATGTTAGGAGGTTATATAATGTGCTTATACTAATTTAGAAGGTTAAAATCATAATTgtaagtaataattataattttattatctaacaCGTGagaatataaaattaatcttaaATATTCGTGTCGTTTTTGGGTTAACATATCAACCCTAACCCAACCTAAAAATTTGTGTGTCAGCTTTGTGTCAACTCAAAATTGTTATCGATTTCGTATTGTGTAATCGGGTTGTGTGTATTTTGCAGGCTGTGTCAAGAACACTGAAAGAAGCAATTGAATTGGCGGAATTATGTATGAGTGATATGTATGAAGGGAAACTCAGAATGCAGAGCGATCTCGATGCGTTATCGGGGAAATTGGATTTGAATTTACGAGACTGCGGACTTCTGATCAAGACCGGAGTGCTTGGTGAAGTCACATTGCCTTTAAACGGTGCTGGTTCGTCGGAGCCCGAGGCTGCTGTGTATGGTAATATACGTGAATTGCTTGCGCGCCTTCAGATCGGGCACTTAGAGGCGAAGCACCGAGCTCTTGATTGCTTAGTTGAGGTAATGAAGGAAGATGAGAAGAATCTGTTGGCTGTTTTAGCGCGGAGTAATATCGCTGCTTTAGTTCAGTTATTAACAGCAACATCTCCGCGCATTCGGGAAAAGACCGTAAGCGTAATCTGCGCGCTTGCGGAGTCCGGGAGCTGCGAGAATTGGCTTGTTTCGGAGGGTGTTTTGCCGCCACTGATTAGGCTTGTTGAGTCCGGTAGCAATGTAGGTAAAGAAAAGGCTACTATCTCACTTCAGAGATTGTCAATGTCGGCAGAAACGGCTAGGGCGATCGTCGGACACGGCGGAGTTAGACCGTTGATTGAAATCTGTCGTGTCGGTGATTCGGTATCGCAAGCCGCAGCTGCGTGTACTTTGAAGAACATATCAGTTGTTCCTGAGGTTCGACAGAATCTCGCCGAAGAAGGGATCGTTAAAGTTACGATCAATCTCCTCGATTGCGGAATCCTGCTAGGATCGAAAGAATACGCCGCAGAATGCCTGCAGAATCTCACTGCCAGCAACGACATTCTCCGAAGATCAGTAATTTCCGAAGGCGGACTCCGCAGCCTATTAACATATCTCGACGGTCCATTACCGCAAGAATCAGCAGTCGGGGCGTTACGAAATCTAGTCACCTCCGTATCCACAGAAACACTACTATCACTCAATTTCCTCCAATGTATAACCCACGTTCTCAAAACCGGATCACTAGGCGCGCAACAAGCCGCCGCATCTGCAATTTGCCGCGTCTGCAGCACAACCGAGATGAAAAGGTTAGTCGGTGAAGCGGGTTGCATTCCTCTCCTGATCAAAATGCTCGAAGCGAAATCAAACAATGCTCGAGAGGTTTCGGCACAAGCAATTTCGAGCTTAGTAACGCTCTCACAGAACTGCCGAGAGGTTAAAAAGAACGATAAAAGTGTGCCGAATTTGGTACAATTGCTTGATCCGGGTCTGCAAAACACTGCGAAAAAGTATGCGGTGTCGTGTCTAGCGTCGATAGCGACGAGTAAGAAGTGCAAGAAGCTGATGATTTCGTATGGGGCGATCGGGTACTTGAAGAAGCTTGTCGAGATGGATATTCCGGGGGCGAAAAAGTTGCTGGAGAGATTGGAAAGGGGGAAATTAAGAAGTTTATTTAGTAGGAATAAATAGATGAAAAAGTTTGAATCTTTTCTAGTAAATCTGTGTTTCATTGTATGTATGAAACAGGCTTAGACATCAGTTAT encodes:
- the LOC136220851 gene encoding protein CELLULOSE SYNTHASE INTERACTIVE 3, giving the protein MVEDKGKEVIQSMEDWLLHDQELVPLALNKAKQVKGFPGRWKMIVSKLEQIPERLSDLSSHPCFSKNALCKEQLQAVSRTLKEAIELAELCMSDMYEGKLRMQSDLDALSGKLDLNLRDCGLLIKTGVLGEVTLPLNGAGSSEPEAAVYGNIRELLARLQIGHLEAKHRALDCLVEVMKEDEKNLLAVLARSNIAALVQLLTATSPRIREKTVSVICALAESGSCENWLVSEGVLPPLIRLVESGSNVGKEKATISLQRLSMSAETARAIVGHGGVRPLIEICRVGDSVSQAAAACTLKNISVVPEVRQNLAEEGIVKVTINLLDCGILLGSKEYAAECLQNLTASNDILRRSVISEGGLRSLLTYLDGPLPQESAVGALRNLVTSVSTETLLSLNFLQCITHVLKTGSLGAQQAAASAICRVCSTTEMKRLVGEAGCIPLLIKMLEAKSNNAREVSAQAISSLVTLSQNCREVKKNDKSVPNLVQLLDPGLQNTAKKYAVSCLASIATSKKCKKLMISYGAIGYLKKLVEMDIPGAKKLLERLERGKLRSLFSRNK